In a single window of the Renibacterium salmoninarum ATCC 33209 genome:
- the fabG gene encoding 3-oxoacyl-ACP reductase FabG translates to MAEPISGRSVLVTGGNRGIGLAIAKSFLANGDKVAVTYRSAGELPEGILGVQADVTDEASVDAAFLAVEAAHGPVEVLVANAGITKDTLLLRMSEDDFTSVLDTNLTGAFRVIKRASRGMIKLRKGRVVLISSASGLLGAPGQINYSASKAGMIGIARSLTRELGSRNITANVVAPGMIRTDMTDELSDEMKKNYLASIPAGRFADASEVADVVRWLSSDEAAYISGAVIPVDGGLGMGH, encoded by the coding sequence GTGGCCGAGCCGATAAGCGGACGTAGCGTATTAGTGACTGGTGGCAACCGGGGGATCGGTTTGGCTATTGCTAAGTCCTTCCTGGCTAATGGCGATAAGGTCGCGGTGACCTACCGAAGCGCCGGCGAGCTGCCAGAAGGCATCTTGGGCGTACAGGCCGACGTCACCGATGAGGCCAGTGTCGACGCAGCATTTCTAGCGGTTGAAGCCGCGCACGGCCCAGTTGAAGTTCTCGTGGCCAATGCCGGCATTACCAAGGACACGCTGTTGCTCCGGATGAGCGAAGATGACTTCACCTCAGTTCTCGACACCAACCTGACTGGCGCTTTCCGGGTTATCAAGCGCGCTTCACGAGGGATGATCAAACTGCGCAAAGGTCGAGTAGTGCTGATTTCCTCAGCGAGCGGACTGCTTGGCGCTCCGGGGCAGATCAACTATTCAGCGTCAAAAGCAGGCATGATCGGAATCGCGCGTTCGCTCACTCGTGAGCTTGGCTCGCGAAACATCACCGCGAATGTGGTGGCGCCCGGCATGATCCGCACTGATATGACCGATGAACTTTCGGACGAGATGAAGAAGAATTATTTAGCCTCCATCCCCGCTGGCCGTTTCGCCGACGCCTCCGAAGTGGCCGACGTCGTTCGCTGGCTTTCCAGCGATGAGGCCGCCTATATTTCCGGTGCCGTCATCCCGGTCGATGGTGGCCTTGGCATGGGCCACTAG
- a CDS encoding TrmH family RNA methyltransferase: MIIQLSSAADERVKDYSKLTDTQLRRSVEAEQGLYIAESSKVLRRALATGHQPRSFFMAEKWLESLADVFEAYPDIPVYCGSDAVLEEITGFHLHRGALAAMNRPEPIDFVSLLSGARRVAVLEDIVDHTNLGAIFRSAAALEIDAVLISPRCADPLYRRSIRVSMGAVFQVPWARLTQWPEDLSKLKSAGFSTVALALEQDSMTLDELATKLPERLALILGTEGEGPSAPVLAEVDQTVMIPMSGGVDSLNVAAASAVAFWAVRSEAQRVHSASR, encoded by the coding sequence ATGATCATTCAGCTATCGAGTGCTGCTGATGAGCGGGTCAAAGATTACAGCAAGCTCACCGACACTCAGCTGCGTCGCAGTGTAGAAGCTGAGCAGGGCTTATACATCGCAGAGAGCTCGAAAGTTCTTCGGCGTGCGCTAGCTACCGGGCACCAGCCGCGGTCGTTTTTTATGGCAGAAAAATGGCTGGAAAGTTTGGCCGATGTCTTCGAGGCGTATCCGGATATTCCGGTCTATTGCGGTTCAGATGCGGTGCTAGAAGAGATCACCGGATTTCATTTGCACCGTGGCGCCTTAGCCGCGATGAACCGACCCGAGCCAATTGACTTTGTCAGCCTATTGTCCGGTGCACGCAGAGTGGCAGTGCTGGAAGACATTGTTGATCACACTAACCTGGGCGCGATTTTTCGCTCGGCAGCGGCTTTGGAAATTGATGCGGTACTGATTTCGCCGCGTTGCGCCGACCCGTTGTACCGACGAAGTATCAGAGTCAGCATGGGGGCTGTCTTTCAAGTCCCGTGGGCGCGGTTGACGCAATGGCCCGAAGACTTGTCAAAGCTGAAGAGTGCGGGTTTCAGCACAGTTGCACTGGCTTTGGAACAAGATTCGATGACCCTGGATGAGCTCGCAACTAAGCTGCCTGAGCGATTAGCGCTGATTTTGGGTACTGAGGGGGAGGGGCCGAGCGCGCCGGTACTCGCCGAAGTCGACCAAACGGTGATGATCCCGATGAGCGGCGGTGTGGATTCGCTGAACGTGGCGGCGGCCTCGGCGGTAGCGTTCTGGGCGGTTAGATCTGAAGCTCAGCGCGTGCACAGCGCCTCGCGGTAG
- a CDS encoding lipoate--protein ligase family protein has translation MATFHGEDKVPGGKLVVADLEVSDGVLQGVSINGDFFLEPDEALDEINAALTGLSVETSARELAAAVGGGLRPDAVLFGFSAEAVAVAVRRALKKATTWADHEFEIIPPTPLDTYQHVAMDEVLTRQVGAGLRKPTLRFWEWQAPSVVIGSFQSVRNEVDAEGAERFGVTVVRRISGGGAMFMEPGNAITYSLYVPQSLVDGLSFADSYPFLDSWVMASLAKLGISAHYVPLNDIATDQGKIGGAAQKRFSNGGMLHHASMSYDIDADKMTQVLRIGREKLSDKGIASAKKRVDPLRRQTGLAREAIIDTMMTTFEELHTAKRVSLSAADIDAANDLVTAKFYTDRWMYRVP, from the coding sequence ATGGCGACCTTCCATGGTGAGGACAAGGTACCGGGCGGAAAACTTGTCGTTGCTGATTTAGAGGTCTCCGACGGGGTTCTGCAGGGAGTGTCGATCAATGGTGATTTCTTCTTGGAGCCAGATGAGGCGCTTGATGAAATCAATGCCGCCTTGACCGGACTATCAGTGGAAACTTCTGCCCGAGAATTGGCAGCTGCCGTAGGCGGTGGTTTGCGTCCAGATGCCGTGTTGTTCGGCTTTTCGGCCGAGGCAGTTGCCGTGGCGGTACGTCGCGCACTGAAGAAGGCCACCACCTGGGCAGATCACGAATTCGAGATCATTCCGCCAACCCCGCTGGACACCTATCAGCATGTGGCGATGGACGAGGTCCTCACCAGACAAGTCGGTGCGGGCCTGCGCAAACCTACGCTGCGGTTCTGGGAGTGGCAGGCGCCGTCGGTGGTTATTGGCAGCTTCCAGTCGGTGCGCAACGAGGTCGACGCCGAAGGTGCGGAACGCTTCGGTGTCACCGTGGTGCGTCGAATTAGCGGTGGCGGCGCGATGTTTATGGAACCCGGCAACGCGATTACCTACTCGCTTTATGTGCCGCAAAGCCTGGTTGACGGCCTGAGCTTTGCTGATTCTTACCCGTTTTTGGACAGCTGGGTGATGGCAAGTTTGGCCAAACTCGGTATTTCTGCACACTATGTGCCGCTTAACGATATTGCTACGGATCAAGGAAAAATCGGCGGCGCAGCGCAAAAGCGGTTTAGCAATGGTGGCATGTTGCACCACGCATCGATGTCCTATGACATCGATGCGGACAAAATGACTCAGGTGCTGCGGATTGGCAGAGAAAAGCTCTCTGACAAGGGCATCGCTTCGGCGAAAAAGCGGGTAGACCCGCTGAGACGGCAAACTGGATTGGCTCGAGAGGCCATCATCGACACTATGATGACCACTTTCGAGGAGCTCCATACCGCTAAGCGAGTATCCCTTTCCGCAGCAGATATCGATGCGGCAAATGATTTAGTTACCGCAAAGTTCTACACTGACCGCTGGATGTATCGCGTTCCCTAG
- a CDS encoding type B 50S ribosomal protein L31 — translation MKSDIHPKYEAVVFNDLASGAKFLTRSTVSSDKTIEWEDGKTYPVIDVEISSESHPFYTGKQRIMDSAGRVERFNARFKGFGKK, via the coding sequence GTGAAAAGCGATATCCACCCGAAGTACGAAGCAGTTGTCTTCAACGATTTGGCCTCTGGCGCCAAGTTCCTCACTCGCTCGACGGTCTCCTCTGACAAGACCATCGAATGGGAAGACGGCAAGACTTACCCGGTCATCGACGTCGAAATCTCCTCCGAGAGCCACCCGTTCTACACCGGCAAGCAGCGCATCATGGACAGCGCTGGCCGCGTCGAGCGCTTCAACGCACGCTTCAAAGGCTTCGGCAAGAAGTAA
- a CDS encoding ABC transporter ATP-binding protein, with product MGDVLELASVRVVRGKTTLLDDVSWRIKEGERWVVLGPNGAGKTTLLQIAGARIHPTSGVAGILDEVLGTVDVFELRPRIGLASAALAKQIPEHEKVLNVVVTAAYGVTGRWRENYERDDERRAFGLLNAWGMSTFLNRPFSSLSEGERKRVQIARALMTDPELLLLDEPAAGLDLAGREDLLRRLSLLAHDEDAPAMVLVTHHLEEVPPGFTHAMLMRDGGVVAQGPVAEVLTEEHLSATFGLPLTISRQDGRYSAVARQS from the coding sequence ATGGGTGATGTTCTCGAATTGGCTTCCGTGCGGGTTGTACGCGGCAAAACGACCTTATTGGATGATGTTTCTTGGCGCATCAAAGAAGGCGAACGATGGGTGGTTTTGGGCCCCAACGGCGCCGGCAAAACGACGCTTTTGCAGATAGCGGGCGCCAGGATCCACCCGACGTCCGGCGTTGCAGGCATCCTCGATGAAGTGCTTGGGACCGTTGACGTCTTTGAATTGCGTCCCCGGATCGGCCTAGCCTCCGCTGCTTTGGCCAAGCAGATTCCAGAACACGAGAAGGTGCTCAACGTGGTGGTCACCGCGGCATATGGCGTGACGGGTCGCTGGCGCGAGAACTATGAGCGCGATGACGAACGACGGGCCTTTGGGCTTTTGAATGCCTGGGGGATGTCCACTTTCCTCAACCGACCGTTTTCTTCCTTGAGCGAAGGTGAGCGCAAACGGGTACAGATCGCCCGGGCGCTCATGACGGACCCGGAATTATTACTTTTGGATGAACCGGCCGCCGGACTGGATCTTGCTGGCCGGGAGGATTTGTTACGCCGGCTTAGCCTGCTTGCGCATGATGAAGACGCTCCGGCAATGGTTTTGGTTACCCATCACCTCGAAGAGGTACCGCCGGGCTTCACCCATGCGATGTTGATGCGCGACGGCGGCGTGGTTGCGCAGGGACCGGTGGCAGAGGTACTGACTGAAGAACACTTATCTGCAACCTTTGGGCTACCTTTGACGATTAGCCGCCAAGACGGTCGGTATAGCGCCGTCGCTCGACAGAGCTGA
- a CDS encoding DUF3099 domain-containing protein: protein MNKHQTLGQDCDVANITTAHTSHSDDMRSRMIKYAIAMGIRMVCLVLVFFLDGWWKIVPIIGAVFLPWIAVVIANGGGDTSDPNENALLDHAPQAELSEPNLAPAEGSVILQGKVIPDDDGPVSGTSQAKGSAQ from the coding sequence ATGAACAAACATCAGACTTTGGGTCAAGACTGTGATGTGGCAAACATCACCACAGCGCATACCTCGCATAGCGATGACATGCGTTCGAGGATGATCAAATACGCGATCGCTATGGGCATTCGCATGGTCTGCTTGGTTTTGGTTTTCTTCCTCGATGGCTGGTGGAAAATTGTGCCGATCATTGGCGCAGTATTCTTGCCCTGGATCGCAGTAGTCATTGCCAATGGTGGCGGGGACACGTCAGACCCCAACGAAAACGCGCTGCTTGACCACGCGCCCCAGGCTGAGCTTTCCGAGCCTAATCTTGCACCAGCTGAAGGATCCGTCATCTTGCAAGGCAAGGTCATTCCCGACGACGACGGCCCGGTGAGCGGCACCAGTCAAGCCAAGGGCAGCGCTCAATGA
- a CDS encoding SDR family oxidoreductase — protein MADLNGKTALVTGSSRGIGADVAKFLAADGAAVVVNYRQKAPRANKVVAEIEAAGGKAVAVGADLTSAEDVQSLVDAALDNFGGLDVLVLNASGGMETNMGEDYALKLNRDAQVAMLKAATAVMPSGSRVVFITSHQAHFVNQISFMDAYEPVARSKRAGEDALRELILGLEAKGISFVVVSGDMIEGTITATLLDRAQPGAVEARRAEAGKLFTVAEFAAEVAKAVTSDVPTGHTEYVGGAASFLK, from the coding sequence ATGGCAGATTTGAATGGAAAGACCGCGCTAGTCACTGGATCCTCGCGCGGAATCGGCGCTGATGTGGCTAAGTTCTTGGCAGCTGATGGGGCAGCCGTCGTGGTGAATTATCGGCAAAAAGCGCCGCGTGCGAACAAGGTAGTAGCCGAAATCGAGGCTGCCGGTGGCAAAGCAGTTGCCGTTGGCGCAGATTTAACCTCAGCCGAGGACGTGCAGTCTTTGGTAGACGCTGCATTGGATAACTTCGGTGGGCTTGACGTTTTGGTGCTCAACGCCTCTGGTGGCATGGAAACCAACATGGGCGAAGATTACGCGCTCAAGCTCAACCGAGATGCCCAAGTAGCAATGCTCAAAGCTGCTACAGCTGTTATGCCGTCTGGATCACGCGTGGTTTTCATCACTAGCCACCAGGCGCACTTCGTCAACCAAATTAGTTTCATGGACGCTTACGAGCCAGTTGCGCGAAGCAAGCGTGCCGGTGAGGACGCATTGCGTGAGCTGATCCTCGGTCTGGAAGCCAAAGGTATTAGTTTCGTGGTGGTATCCGGCGACATGATCGAAGGCACAATTACCGCGACGCTTTTGGACCGTGCGCAGCCAGGGGCAGTTGAAGCGCGCCGTGCCGAGGCGGGCAAGTTGTTCACTGTGGCCGAGTTCGCAGCTGAAGTGGCAAAGGCAGTCACTTCCGACGTGCCAACTGGCCATACCGAATATGTCGGCGGAGCTGCTTCGTTCTTGAAATAA
- a CDS encoding alpha-E domain-containing protein, whose product MLSRIAESLFWIGRYVERADGTARILDVHLERLNHMPADEQRSVAQELLAVMGVRAQEEESGLNELLHALAYDRHSATSISGSLGAARENARRARETVSSSLWESLNTTYYGLNQHRKDVVGTYRFCNWVLERTAMVRGLADTTVSHDESWQFLVLGRSLERADMTARMLSTRDVLSAGMSWVNMLRCAGAYESFLCTRRAAFSDEHAAEFLLLDRLFPRSIVYALRDADDCLARLDPSAQRVGFINDARRIVGQARTFLEFHRTDDLMSELPEHMERVQKAVSQASDAISRKYFNQAADLAWIGELS is encoded by the coding sequence ATGCTTAGTCGAATTGCCGAGTCACTCTTTTGGATCGGACGCTATGTCGAGCGAGCCGACGGTACGGCACGAATTTTGGACGTCCACTTGGAGCGGCTAAACCATATGCCGGCTGATGAGCAACGCAGCGTTGCCCAAGAGTTACTGGCCGTGATGGGTGTACGCGCTCAAGAAGAAGAATCCGGACTCAACGAATTGCTGCACGCCCTTGCCTACGATCGGCACAGCGCCACCTCAATTTCTGGATCCCTTGGTGCCGCTCGCGAGAACGCGCGCCGCGCTCGCGAGACGGTGTCATCGAGTTTGTGGGAAAGCCTCAACACGACCTATTACGGTCTGAACCAACACCGAAAAGACGTGGTGGGCACGTACCGCTTCTGCAACTGGGTACTGGAACGCACTGCCATGGTGCGCGGGCTGGCTGACACCACGGTGAGCCACGATGAATCCTGGCAGTTTCTAGTGCTCGGTAGATCGTTAGAGCGGGCAGATATGACGGCTCGGATGCTCTCCACCAGAGATGTGCTTTCCGCTGGTATGTCCTGGGTGAACATGTTGCGCTGCGCGGGTGCCTATGAGTCATTTCTGTGCACGCGGCGTGCCGCCTTTAGCGATGAGCATGCCGCCGAGTTCTTGCTCCTGGACCGGTTGTTTCCGCGGTCAATTGTTTACGCATTGCGAGACGCCGATGACTGTCTGGCACGACTGGACCCTTCAGCGCAGCGCGTTGGTTTTATCAACGACGCTCGGCGAATAGTCGGCCAGGCTCGAACCTTCTTAGAGTTCCACCGGACAGATGATCTGATGAGCGAACTACCGGAACATATGGAGCGCGTGCAAAAAGCAGTCTCGCAAGCATCGGATGCCATTTCCCGGAAATATTTCAACCAAGCGGCTGATTTGGCCTGGATCGGAGAGCTCTCATGA
- a CDS encoding peroxiredoxin produces the protein MRKGDLVQDFELPDQTGELRKLSSLLANGPVVLFFYPVAMSGGCTKEVCHFRDIDAEFKAQGAQQVGISRDSVERQAEFAQKTNTEYLLLSDAEGEVAEAFGVKRYLLAKALPVKRATFVIDSDFRVLDVISSETDMNGHADQALAALKARA, from the coding sequence ATGCGCAAAGGTGATCTAGTCCAAGACTTTGAACTGCCCGATCAAACCGGTGAACTGCGAAAATTGAGCTCATTGCTGGCCAACGGACCGGTGGTGCTTTTCTTTTATCCGGTCGCAATGAGTGGCGGCTGCACCAAAGAGGTTTGTCACTTCCGGGATATCGACGCGGAGTTCAAAGCCCAGGGTGCGCAACAGGTTGGTATTAGCCGGGATAGCGTGGAGCGCCAAGCCGAATTTGCGCAGAAAACTAACACTGAGTATCTGCTACTCTCGGATGCCGAAGGTGAAGTGGCGGAGGCTTTCGGTGTCAAGCGTTACCTACTTGCCAAGGCCTTGCCGGTCAAACGGGCCACCTTTGTGATTGATAGCGATTTTCGAGTGCTGGATGTGATTTCCAGTGAAACGGATATGAACGGGCACGCGGATCAGGCACTCGCGGCGCTGAAGGCGCGCGCCTAA
- a CDS encoding SURF1 family protein, with amino-acid sequence MYRFLFSRQWLGYLALAAFFAAVCAGLGIWQLDRRAEVVQNITRINTNYSATPMSFAAARPLFSQFDKAKEWSQVSLTGSYDLSGQRVVRNRPFNGQPGYEVAVPFKLLRGESVIIDRGWLPIGDQEAGRPDSVPAPATGTVTVVGRLKPGEPQVARGAPEGQIASIYLPGYAQQLNYPILTGAYLQMASESPTATQNPVGFVMPSIDEGPNLSYAMQWCAFGVLFFVGYGYVARQQSRLNRLEAEGRLQEEEESLGRSSAFQTSLQSTLRAAKKNQSRRRPSAGEEEDSILDAQGFEGGRTPMKESLRER; translated from the coding sequence ATGTATCGCTTTCTCTTTAGCCGGCAGTGGCTCGGTTACTTGGCGCTGGCCGCCTTTTTTGCTGCAGTTTGCGCCGGGCTGGGAATTTGGCAGTTGGATCGGCGTGCCGAAGTGGTGCAGAACATTACCCGCATCAATACGAATTACTCGGCGACGCCGATGAGCTTTGCGGCGGCAAGACCGCTATTTAGCCAATTCGACAAGGCCAAAGAATGGAGCCAAGTCAGTCTGACCGGAAGTTACGACCTGAGCGGCCAACGCGTAGTTCGTAACCGACCGTTCAACGGACAACCGGGATATGAAGTTGCCGTGCCGTTCAAACTGCTGAGAGGCGAGTCGGTGATTATTGACCGCGGCTGGTTGCCAATTGGCGATCAAGAAGCTGGCCGACCAGATTCTGTGCCGGCCCCAGCCACCGGTACCGTCACCGTCGTCGGCCGGTTGAAGCCTGGCGAGCCGCAAGTGGCTCGTGGCGCACCCGAAGGCCAAATCGCGTCAATCTATTTACCCGGCTATGCCCAGCAACTGAACTATCCAATACTCACCGGCGCCTACTTGCAAATGGCCTCAGAATCTCCCACTGCGACGCAGAACCCGGTTGGATTTGTGATGCCCAGCATTGACGAGGGTCCGAACCTTTCGTATGCCATGCAGTGGTGTGCTTTTGGTGTGCTTTTCTTCGTTGGCTACGGCTACGTCGCGAGGCAACAATCACGTCTCAATCGTTTAGAAGCCGAGGGGCGTTTGCAGGAGGAAGAGGAGAGTTTGGGCCGCAGTTCAGCTTTCCAAACGTCATTGCAAAGCACCCTGCGCGCGGCAAAAAAGAACCAGTCTCGCCGTCGGCCCAGTGCCGGGGAAGAGGAAGATTCGATTCTGGACGCCCAAGGCTTTGAAGGCGGACGTACACCGATGAAAGAATCGCTTCGTGAGCGATAA
- a CDS encoding YbaK/EbsC family protein → MSDNESSPVDTVRAALLAAGVPDSIVTLDDGVPTAEAAAKALGCPVGAIANSLIFDLEGGQLLILASGAARVNTALVAALLGTEKIRRASPAFVFEHTGQHVGGVAPVGHPTPIRTIIDVALAEHPLLWAGAGDHLSMFSISYEELVRISTAQPLQVR, encoded by the coding sequence GTGAGCGATAACGAGTCAAGCCCGGTCGATACGGTACGCGCTGCTCTGCTCGCAGCTGGCGTCCCCGACAGCATTGTCACGCTAGACGACGGCGTCCCCACTGCTGAAGCGGCGGCCAAAGCGCTTGGCTGCCCCGTTGGCGCGATTGCGAACAGCTTGATCTTCGACCTCGAAGGCGGTCAACTGTTGATTTTGGCCAGTGGCGCCGCTCGGGTCAATACCGCCTTAGTCGCGGCGCTTTTGGGTACCGAAAAGATTCGGCGAGCCAGCCCGGCCTTTGTTTTCGAACATACTGGCCAGCACGTGGGCGGCGTGGCCCCAGTGGGACATCCAACACCCATTCGGACCATTATTGACGTAGCGCTGGCCGAGCATCCGCTGCTTTGGGCGGGCGCTGGCGACCATTTGTCGATGTTCTCCATCAGTTATGAGGAGCTGGTTCGAATCAGCACAGCGCAGCCATTGCAGGTGCGCTAG
- a CDS encoding RidA family protein, with translation MTVRLHRSTKLSEVAEYAYAASTESSRLVFTAGACPLDPDGTVPEFDVSEQAALCMKNLSLALAAAGSDLASVLKTTVFVASNNLADLVAAWTEVRSAMGSYDAPSTLLGVTILGYQNQLVEVEAVALGQRVESA, from the coding sequence ATGACGGTCAGATTGCATCGCAGTACCAAACTGTCCGAAGTCGCGGAGTACGCCTATGCGGCATCGACCGAAAGCTCTCGACTGGTGTTCACCGCTGGAGCTTGTCCGCTAGATCCTGACGGCACCGTGCCCGAATTTGATGTCAGCGAACAAGCTGCCTTGTGCATGAAAAATCTGTCGCTTGCGTTGGCCGCTGCTGGCTCGGACTTAGCGTCAGTACTCAAAACGACGGTTTTCGTGGCCAGCAACAACCTGGCAGATTTAGTCGCGGCCTGGACCGAAGTTCGCTCCGCTATGGGCTCGTACGATGCGCCAAGCACGTTGCTTGGTGTGACAATCTTGGGCTACCAAAACCAGCTCGTCGAGGTAGAAGCTGTGGCGCTTGGACAGCGAGTTGAATCGGCTTAG
- a CDS encoding YeiH family protein encodes MPRSAQAFADSARALAPGILASFAVVVLALAVHWLIPALPAMTVAVVLGILAANLPGLSVPFFGILRPGLNAAGKHLMRAGIVFLGLKLVLSDLLGLGWRTVAIIVGLVVICFAGTWALGKLCRLPGDAPLLIATGFSICGASAIGAMAAVRGTKQRDTVLPIALVTLCGTLAIGALPLLIGPLGLTPLQFGQWTGASVHDVGQVVAAAQTAGAGALAAAIVIKLTRVILLAPMIAAASLLERRRQPGTDTARTGKFPPIVPLFVVGFLAMIVLGSTGWLSPSMLEIGSVLQDIVLGAALFGLGSAVRVRELLAAGVRAAAMALVSWLLIAGLGLAAVHLMAS; translated from the coding sequence GTGCCTCGCTCCGCCCAAGCTTTTGCCGACTCTGCCCGTGCGCTCGCCCCTGGAATCCTCGCGAGCTTTGCCGTCGTCGTTCTAGCGTTGGCCGTGCATTGGCTTATTCCAGCGCTTCCAGCCATGACCGTTGCCGTGGTGCTCGGTATCTTGGCGGCGAATTTACCCGGCTTATCAGTACCGTTTTTTGGCATTCTTCGCCCCGGCCTCAACGCCGCTGGCAAACATCTCATGCGCGCTGGCATTGTTTTCTTGGGCCTGAAACTAGTTCTCAGCGATCTTTTGGGCCTGGGTTGGCGGACCGTTGCGATTATCGTCGGGCTGGTGGTGATTTGTTTTGCCGGTACTTGGGCTTTGGGCAAGCTTTGCCGGCTGCCCGGCGATGCACCGTTGTTGATCGCCACCGGATTTTCGATCTGTGGTGCCTCGGCTATCGGTGCCATGGCGGCAGTCCGTGGCACTAAACAACGCGATACCGTGCTTCCGATCGCCCTAGTGACCCTCTGCGGCACGCTAGCTATTGGCGCACTTCCGTTGCTTATAGGCCCGTTGGGTCTGACGCCGCTGCAATTTGGCCAATGGACCGGAGCCTCAGTTCACGACGTCGGCCAGGTAGTGGCTGCCGCGCAAACAGCGGGTGCTGGTGCACTTGCGGCCGCGATCGTTATCAAGCTGACCAGGGTAATTTTGCTGGCACCGATGATTGCCGCTGCATCATTGCTTGAACGACGGCGTCAACCAGGGACGGATACCGCGCGAACGGGGAAATTTCCGCCGATTGTCCCGTTGTTCGTCGTCGGATTTTTGGCGATGATCGTGCTAGGCAGCACCGGCTGGCTCAGCCCGTCAATGTTGGAAATTGGCTCCGTATTACAAGACATCGTCTTAGGTGCAGCGCTCTTTGGTCTCGGATCGGCCGTGCGAGTACGGGAACTGCTCGCGGCCGGAGTCCGAGCAGCGGCAATGGCTCTGGTCTCTTGGCTGCTTATTGCCGGGCTGGGCTTGGCCGCAGTGCATCTGATGGCGAGCTGA
- the serB gene encoding phosphoserine phosphatase SerB gives MPALFTAFCYTSATNYLLPEPFLDEIRHFGAIVGAARKFSSPDYSGYAIDVKTADRQGLRLALSATIAEATPAEQLEISLVPATLRSSQPKLFVLDVDSTLIQQEVIELLASYAGRETEVRHVTEAAMRGELDFAQSLHARVAMLAGLPETVLDEVQAAIRFSPGAERLVSAAVANGHKVAAVSGGFTQILDPLAAQLGLHHAAANELEIVSGQLTGRVLGDVIDRAAKEKALRLWGETEGIPLAATIAIGDGANDLDMMAAAGLSLAYNAKPAVREAADAAIWRLDLALELAGIH, from the coding sequence ATGCCAGCACTATTTACTGCATTCTGTTACACCTCAGCAACCAATTACTTACTGCCGGAGCCCTTTCTCGACGAAATTCGCCATTTTGGTGCAATCGTCGGAGCCGCCCGGAAGTTTAGTAGCCCTGATTATTCGGGCTATGCCATCGATGTCAAGACTGCGGATCGGCAGGGACTACGCCTAGCGCTCTCGGCAACGATTGCCGAGGCAACGCCAGCTGAGCAGCTTGAAATTTCGCTAGTTCCGGCAACTTTGCGCAGCAGTCAGCCGAAGCTCTTTGTGTTGGACGTTGATTCGACGCTTATCCAGCAAGAAGTCATTGAACTCTTGGCTTCATACGCCGGTCGTGAGACCGAGGTGCGTCATGTTACCGAGGCGGCAATGCGCGGAGAGCTAGATTTTGCGCAGAGCTTGCATGCGAGAGTGGCTATGCTTGCGGGCTTACCGGAGACCGTACTTGACGAGGTGCAAGCTGCAATACGTTTTTCGCCCGGTGCTGAGCGGTTAGTCAGTGCTGCGGTTGCCAACGGGCACAAGGTAGCTGCTGTTTCTGGCGGCTTTACCCAAATTCTCGATCCGCTCGCCGCGCAATTGGGCCTGCATCACGCTGCGGCCAATGAGCTTGAAATAGTTTCCGGCCAACTAACCGGCCGAGTTCTTGGTGACGTGATTGATCGAGCGGCCAAAGAAAAAGCCCTCCGTCTCTGGGGTGAGACGGAAGGCATTCCCTTAGCGGCAACGATCGCCATCGGCGACGGCGCAAATGACCTCGACATGATGGCAGCAGCAGGGTTGAGCTTGGCTTACAACGCAAAACCGGCAGTCCGAGAAGCTGCCGATGCAGCTATCTGGCGATTAGATTTGGCTCTAGAGCTCGCTGGCATTCACTAG